The DNA region GTGGGTATTATTAAATTAGTgcagtgcgccacagcaaagggaaaaatgaCGCAGACCAACAGttgaagaacaactcaaaaaGACTCATATTCTTTTTCTTGTTCATCTATTGGCTATGCTAGATACAGACCCATTGTCATAGCAACTGACCGACAATAGCTTCACTAGTGTGTCAGAAATCAACACCAAGAAACGTGCAAACTATTCCCATACATGGAGTATTAcattttcaggcttgatgttttatttacgattattaataagtggcTATCTGAACACAGCAGTGGTTGATTAGCCAATTTAAACACCTGCACTACTGATGAACTGTCAGAGAGTTGcctttgtttttaacagaaccGGATACACCAAATTCctcagcacatctacatgttaaggttgtcaaagtcaagctagcataactagcCTACTTCCCGCTCCCTTTTctctaaattaaaactttttcctgacctgtgaaatgtgataCTCTTTGACCTTTTTATCTAGTTGTTGTAGTGAGTCCCTTTTTCTTTATATGTCAGACGTACATGGGACTTTCAACATCAATGTGCGTTTGGATCCGGGACTTTCCCACCAACCATTCTCAGGTGGTGATAATGGTTCTCCACCCTGGTTCTCAGTGCAGGCACaccacagggctgtgtgctcagtcTGGTTCTGTTTACACTGTTCACCCATGACTGTGCAGCCATCCACTTCTCTGACAGGGATCCAAAGTTTGCAGATGATACAGCTGCAGTGGGTCTGATTCGGCCCGGTCTCTAGAGGCTGTCCAGTCTCTCTTATGCAGGTTCAGATGTGGGAGCACACtttgctgattggctgtggaGCAGCAACCACATTGGACCAGCAGATGATGACCGTACCAATCAATATTGGCCCACCTATAAAAGACTCTGCAACcattcctccagtggggcagctTTTATGGAGCTGACCACTTTGCTTGCTTGTTAGCCTTTTTGAAGACTGTTTTGGGCAGATTTGAAGTCTTTTGTTCTGCTGACCCACTTTGTTCTGCTGGAAGATTGTGCTTGAGGGGTTTGGTACttctttagtatttatttttttcttttgagttgttttgagtttaaatgaacatgtttggttatttttggtcatttaaTTAAGTTACACTTGACCTGCTTTAGCTTTGTTAGTTCTATATTTGAGTGTTATTTGGGTTAAGGTGTACAGGTTGTTTGTAAAACCTTCTTTTTGTAATAAACCATTTTAAATTCTaccttttctttctctggaCACATTTATGTTACCTAGGAAGGACCTGATAACAATGATGAGACCCTGTAGAGAGAGGAGATCCAGCACCTGTCCCAGAGGTGTTCACTGAACCATCCAGTACTGCAGAAGGCACTCTGCAGTACTAGGACGTCCTGAGTCATGTTCGTTTATTGCTTTATTCCTGGACTAGTGACAAACCTGATTGGCTGCTCCTTGTGTAAAGGTTTAAGgataaaatgtttctcttattgtccacagaaaaagtttttgtggCAGCCGCATATTTCCACGCCAGGGAAGATATGTGCAAATATTGACGCAAACTTTGatgcaaagtaaatttttatagATGCCGacttgtgtgtaaaatatggCGCCACACATTTTTTGCGTGCATGCATGATTTCTACATGAGGCCCCTGGACCTTAAAACAAGAACTGTTGTTAGAGCCAGaaataatttgctttaaattatCTAACAAAGATTCTTGTTATTTGttgatgaatgtattttattcagttattcAAACTTTTCAGTTGGTTTAAATCCTtttatgatttaattattttaatcttaagTCATCTTAGAGATATaagatatgtttttttctgaaaaaaaagaaacacatcttATTTCTAAAAACTATCACTATGTCCTGACAGCATAACATGAGACGCTCTGTGAAAACATCCAGCTCCACTGCTCTATGGTCCTACTAcgatctgcagaaatacactgctctgtcagaaacaaccaatcagagcaatgAGGAAGGTTATAGCGCTAACAATCACTTTCTGTATATGCTGCACAAACCCTCCTactttctctctgctttgttacagctggttcaccacaggAATGCTTGATATGAAAGCtcagctagttagcatgactaTCGATGATGGTGGGTAAACTGTTTCTGTAACAATAAGGATCGCACCAACCCACTACAGATCGGTGCTGCCTGTGGTGCTACTGTCACGACTTCCCACAGACAGACACCTGATGGATTCCAGTTTCACCAGTGGACTATAGGAACTGCATCCCCAGCATTCATAGCTTAATGTGGTTTAAGTGTCTGAATAACTTGATTCCTATCAAGCCATAAAACAGGCAGAAGACAAATGCTCTTGACTttaattaacaattaatcaaagttTATGTTTGGCCTCATTTTTTCACCCATTTGGTGGAAAAATGTCACCACTAAAATTTTACATATTCCACCAAAAATGGGTAAAAATCTTTGGGGACAAAATACCTTTGGATGTAGTTTTACTCTATCATgctatttacttttatttgagtaaaatgtcttgCTACTCCACCCTTTGAGTAActtcactaaatgaaaaatatgactCTGTTATTGGCAGAATCGCGCTTCTGCATCGGAGGCTGAGGCGCGATTCTGCCTCTGTTAAAGGGCTTTAACAGAGTTAAACTCTAACAGAGACTCTGTTAGAGTTTCTGTCGGAGGTGGACGCGCGTCTGCCTCTAACAGAAGCGTGTCTGCGTGTTAAAAGAAGACACGCAGACATTAGTAATTTGCAGAATTCACTCACTCATATTTAACTTATCTGACGACGTTCCTGTGTTTATTTACTAGGTTGTTATTCTAACTCCTGGTCCTTAAAGTTTCTGTCTTGTTATGTAGCAGATTGTCTCAATAAATGAccgaaaattaaataaaacaggttTATGCTGCTCACATGATCGGATGTGGACGCACCGTCTGCTAAACACTGATGTCGACTGGCAAAAACAGGGAACTAAATTTCCGGGTGTACGTGGGTTTCTGAGGAAGAGGCGGAAAGGGTCAGTGACGTCAGTGACGTCAGTGAAGTAACCCGCCTATAGTTTTTGACGGTCGCTGTTCTGAGACAGTGTGAGTGGAGCAGCAGCGGACCTCAGTGCAGGCGGTGCATTCACAGCCGATCAGGTGAGCATCATAATGTTTACAGTTaatatgttgtaaaataaaagtatagaTTTTCAGCAGTGCAGAAAAACGAATAGAAActaagtacagaaaaaaaaaacgtgtctGAGTAAAGACCAGATATTTTAGTTGTTCCTGATGTTCTGctgcctcctctcctcttcctctctcaggaTGAAGATGTCtcattagtttagtttagtaaaATGATTCATATTAAATTTAATCCTAGAGATTAGTCTTTAGGATTAAatctttttgtctctttgtgTTTCGACCAACTGGATATTTGCTGAgaatcacacaaacacaaatgcagcACAGCAGATTTCCTTATAGAGGAATGATTCTCTTCACAGcttcagctttattttctttgtggttCGTTTGCAATgttgttatttaaaatacattttattgtcacattttatttgaaaagtgtgaaaaatatgtgaaaaacttagaaaaaactcaacaaactATTCCCAGATTTCACTCTCTGGTGTGAGTCCAGTTGTTCCTTGTATTGTTAGTGATGATGTTCCTGATGTCCTgctgcctctcctcctcttcctctctcaggaTGAAGATGATCTCCAGgatcctgctgctcctcatcctcagctcATGTCTCTGTGGTCAGTCTCCATCTTGTCTTTGTGACAGAAAGCTCTCTAGATGGAGCTGAAAGACTCCCATGTTCCAGTTCTCAGTGTGTCTgctcctctctttccctctctgtctcctcagcagcAACATTTGTAGTGAATGTGACACAGAGCAGCTATCAGGCAGAGGAGAACCACAGCATCACTCTGGAGTGGACCTTCACCACCAAGACTCAGGGATCCTGGAGGGAACTGTTCATCTACTGCAGCTTGGTGGCTCCTCATAAAGAACTGGTTCTGTATCAGGTCCATGAAGGTGTTGAGATTCCAGATTCTCAGGATGAACAGTTTTCAGGACGAGTCCAGATTGACAAAGACGTCCTCAGAGAAGGACGAATCAGACTCCATGTGTCCAGACTGAGGACTGAAGACTCTGGTCTGTATTTGTGTGACGTGAAAACTGAAGATGGATTCAACTCTGGAAGATGTCGACTCAACGTTACTGGTGAGTCATTtggttagatttttattttttactttgaactTTTTAGGTCTTTGTTGAGCATAAatagaaactgttttttagtGAAATGCTTTAGCCTCTCTTTATTAAAGCTTATGTTTGATCACATCTCTAAGCACTAGAGGTCAGTAAGTTGACCTCACCATAGAGTGGTGATTCTAGATCAAATTCACCTGGGAATCACCATCttgtatgtgctgctcacacCTTTCTCCCTGCTCTTGGCTACAGCTCCTCCTCCACAGTGAAGCGCTTTGAGTGCAtaaattttagaaatgtaaatgaaGGACGACTACCACAGCTTCTCAGGGCCATGATCTCCACGGTCCGAGTCTCCTGACTCTCACAGGGTTTGGTACTCACAGCAACGGTACATTTTAGTTTATGGGGCTTTATGCATCTGAACTTTTTGTGCgccgcacttttctaaatttctccgttttagtgtgaaaactgtgcACTCCTTTAAACATGAGGCCCCAGATCTGTTGTTCCAGTCCAGGTCAGAGTCCAGTGTCTCTCCTTGGTCTCTCCTGCTGCTGTGGAAGTGGACCGGTTcactttgacctctgacctttttgttctgttttctctgtcctGTAGTTCATAAAAACATCTCAGCTGTTCCTGGACAGAGCGTCTCTCTGCCATGCCGACTCCCCAACATCAAACCTGCTGTGGTTGTGCAGTGGACCCGACCGGACCTGGAACCAGAAGATGTCCTCCTGTTCAGAGATGAGCAGCCTGACCCAGAGAACCAGCATCCATCTTTTAGGAACCGGGTGGAGCTGCAGGACAGACGGATGAAGGACGGAGACGTGTCTTTGCTTCTGAGCAACGTGACGACCAGCGACTCGGGAAAATACGAGTGTCGAGTTTTCCAGAGAGAAGCAACTGGCAGGAAGAGACGcactttgacctttgaccccatctgGATCGTCTTCCTGGATGTGGCGCCTCCTACAGGTGAGTTTTCATGGTTTCTATATTCCAGTGAAAGAAGGAAGCTGCataaagtgttttaatgttCAGATCAGTGAATCTTCTTAAAGGTGAAAATGTCTTTAGAGTCTCTGTGGGGGCTGTGGCTAATCTAAGGGGGAATATCCCTTTAAGGCCAgatgtggttctggttctgcagtgAACCTGTCAGaccagatgtttgttttctaaagctgctgcagaaagcAGCTGGTCTGAGAGCAGCAGATGAAGAGAAATGGATTCTGACCTTCAGCTCTGATTCTGTTTTACAGAAAAcgaggaggaaagaaaagaagatggaagcagaaacaaacatgttggaCTGATTTTTGTAGCCGTTCTGATTATTGTAGCCGTTCTGATTATTGGTTTGATTCTTCATCATtatgttattaaaacaaaagaagaggaAACAGAAGATGAACAGATCACTGAACTCAGTGAGTGTTAAGGACGGTTCTAGTTCAGAGATCCCAACCTTGATCCTCAGAGTTCAACATCCTCCATGACTTGAATGTGACTTTGCTCTAACAACTTGATTGCAATGATTGCATCAGCTCCTCTGCAGGCCATCAGGTTCTGCTGAGGAGTTTTAATCATTGAATCATTTATGTGGCTACAGGGAAAGTCCTAAAGCCTGCAGGACTTTGGGCtctgaggaccagggttgggatcACTGCTCCAGTTGACCCAAGATTGGTTTCTTCAGCTGTTACAGTCGATATCTTGATGCAGTGAAAGTgaattttggtattttgaaCAAATCAGTTTAAAGAAGCAGgaacacatttattaaacatgtaTGCACAAAGAAACAGTTTTGCAGCTTAAGAATCAATAATTTTATCTCCTGACTTTGTTCAAAACTGAGTGAGAAGAAATTTAAACTGTTATTATTCTTCAATATAAAACATGTATGTATGATCTAAGAATAATATATTCcatattattttagtttctttatttcctccATAACTATTTCAAGATAGTTATATCTTCATATAACTTTGATTATATTgtcatataaatatatttatgcttgtatattgtttcctttctttagCCTTGATGTTTCACAAAGTCACTTCACATGTTAATGTTCACATGCATTTCAATgttattccatccatccatccatccatcttcttccgcttatccgaggtcgggtcgcgggggtagcaacttcagaagggaggcccagacttccctctccccggccacttcttccagctcctctgggggaatcccgaggcgttcccaggccagccgagagacatagtccctccagcttgtcctgggtcttccccggggcctcctcccggtgggacgtgcccggaacacctcaccagggaggggtccaggaggcatcctggccagatgcccgagccacctcaactggctcctctcgatgtgaaggagcagcggctctactctgagtccctcccggatgactgagcttctcaccctatctctaagggagagcccagacaccctacggagaaaacccatttcggccgcttgtatccgcgatctcgttctttcggtcatgacccaaagctcatgaccgtagatgagggtgggaacgtagatcgaccggtaaatcgagagcttcgctttttggctcagctctctcttcaccacgacggaccggtacagcgcccgcttgacagcagtcgctgcgccaatccgcctgtcgatctcctgctcccttcttccctcattcgtgaacaagatcccgagatacttgaactcctccacttggggcaggacaccccccctgacccggagaaggcactctacccttttccggctcaagaccatggcctcggatttggaggcactgatccccatcccggccgcttcacactcagCTGCGAACccctccagcgagagctgcagatcacgacccgatgaagccaataggaccacatcgtctgcaaaaagcagagatgagatcctaaggccaccaaatcggatcccctcaacaccttggctgcgcctagaaattctgtccatgaaagtaatgaacagaatcggtgacaaagggcagccctggcggagtccaactctcaccggaaacgagcccgacttactgccggcaatgcggaccagactctgacaccggtcatacagggacctgacagcccgtatcaaagggcccggtaccccatactcccggagaaccccccacagggctccccgagggacacggtcgaacgccttctccaagtccacaaaacacatgtagactggttgggcgaactcccatgcaccctccaggaccctgccgagggtgtagagctggtccagtgttccacgaccagaatgaaaaccacactgctcttcctggatccgaggttcgactatccgacggaccctcctctccaggacccctgaatagaccttgccagggaggcttaagagtgtgacccctctataattggagcacaccctccggtccccctttttgaacagggggaccaccaccccggtctgccagtccaggggaactgcccccgatgtccatgcaatattgcagagtcgcgtcaaccaacacaaccttACAACAACATAAGAAtgttattcttattattattcatatCTGCATTGTgccctccttctctttctgctaattattattgaatatttttgcatagtAATTATGTGTGAATGTTATcttttgggtttattttcaATAGGAATTTAATGTATATGATTTTGtataaagtgtgtttttaatcttaCTGTATTAAATatccttattgtttttttctaaagtgtGATTATCAACTGCAGAGTaattttatatcttttattCCCAGATCTATACAAAGTAGAATAGTTAAAGTAAAGACATAGAGGAATATAGAATATGCAGGAATTTCAgatctaaaatataaacttattCTTCCAAGAACTGCAGTAAATATGATCAGATTTGATCAGACAGTTTATATGAGGTTTccagcagattttatttaattcactctttcaaaatgtttatttttagttatgaGTTCTACATTAAATTGTACATTATTCCTTCCAAACAgtataaactttgttttattcaggtatatttagaaattatttctgttaaaactcAGGTCTAGTTTGTGTCTTCAGTCCTAATTGGATTGTTGAATTACtgatcacaaaaacatttaaacttcaatcatttaatttatgtatgttgatattttgttgctgagctaataaaatattcaacttttcttgtttctttgttttcagtgtttttcaaacttttctcagTTAAATCTTTATCTttatagttaaataaataaacaggaagtagaaacaTAGAATCTGATGAAAGATGTTCAattaatgcataaaaataaattaaatcaacaaatgttactaaattatttcatgttgtttcctgaTTCTGTTTCATGTAAACTGAAGTGAAGATCACAGAGTGAAGCATCAGGATGAAGCTGCTGATCAACTGATCAGATCAATATTTAATAATCACGTCTTAAAGCTgttagaaataaacacatttcattaaagaaacatttctaaatctgtgttttcacaTCAGAACTgaataaagacagaaaggaggAGAAATACTAACTTTCACTGCTGAGCAGCTTTTAGTCAGAGCTTAGAGCGCCACCATGTGGACAAAACCACACATTGCAGCTGATCTCTGCTGAGGTAACATCATTTACTTCCTGGTTGGATCTTTATAGATTTGACTGATTTTGGtgaatattattattctgcatCCTCGTCTTCTCaactttgttgatttatttcgTGTAAACAGATTTACTTACAATAAGATGAAAcaagcagcaggaaaataatcattttaaccAACTTGTTAAACCAACTGTTGGTTTAACCAACTGACTGAAGCAGCTTGAAGTGAAGAAACACAATGTCTGGTTCATCTGTGgacattttgtagaaaaagtgCATTAATGAGTGAATGTTTAAGGTGATCAGGCTGATCAGATGGCAGATATTATGGCTGCATGAATAATTAGTATTTATATGAACATGCTGGTCCCTAGTGGGGTTTTGAGGGCTGCTGCTGCCTGTCACCACTAGGTGTCACCCTAGACAGTATATAATGAAATAATGGATATAATGATGGCTTTGGAAACGTCCTTTTTTTACCCTGAAAGTTTTCTTCTAGTATATGAACTGGAACATGAGAGAAatttacagaaagagaaaatgttttattcaatatGAGAGcaaagctgctggtttgatgCTCAGACTGTCTCTCACATCAGtgatcaataaagtttaatgAGAGAATCTGGAGAATTAAAGTCATTGGATTGAACCACTaacacagattatacagaataatGAAACCATTCAGCTCAAAATTGGATCCTaatgaatatttgtttgttttaagagcCAGAAAtgataatttgtttgtttttgttcatttttatgaagCCAGTTGTGCATCAAGCCAGCAGGTCGTCATCATGTTGAAAACTcagtttaaagatttaaagatgaGATTCTTTGATTTAGAAACATTCATCGTCTCAAGttaattcagcatttttatctGTTCTGCTGCTTTGAACTGAAACTGAACATCATGGCAGCTGAGTCGTCGTTTCAGTGACTTGAAACAACATCATCTATAATTATTGTCTCAATATTACAGATAATAACATGCAAAGAAACTGTAACATCTGCAGTTCTGTCTTTATGAACAACTCatctccaaaaatattttcatgttcatCAGATTTTCCTCATT from Xiphophorus maculatus strain JP 163 A chromosome 14, X_maculatus-5.0-male, whole genome shotgun sequence includes:
- the LOC111610904 gene encoding uncharacterized protein LOC111610904, with amino-acid sequence MKMISRILLLLILSSCLCAATFVVNVTQSSYQAEENHSITLEWTFTTKTQGSWRELFIYCSLVAPHKELVLYQVHEGVEIPDSQDEQFSGRVQIDKDVLREGRIRLHVSRLRTEDSGLYLCDVKTEDGFNSGRCRLNVTVHKNISAVPGQSVSLPCRLPNIKPAVVVQWTRPDLEPEDVLLFRDEQPDPENQHPSFRNRVELQDRRMKDGDVSLLLSNVTTSDSGKYECRVFQREATGRKRRTLTFDPIWIVFLDVAPPTENEEERKEDGSRNKHVGLIFVAVLIIVAVLIIGLILHHYVIKTKEEETEDEQITELSEC